TGGTGTTCCATCTGGTCGCCGACGAGGAGACAGGTGGCCGGTGGGGGACCGAAGCGCTGATGAACGCCGGCCGGATCTCGGCGGACGCGGCGATCGTCCCCGAGCCCAGCGAACTTCAGGTCTGCGTGGCGGAGCGCGGTGTGCTGCTCGCCGAGATCACGGTGTCCGGTCGGGCCGCGCACGGGAGCGATCCCGCTGTGGGGCACTCGGCGATCGCGGACGCGGCCCGGCTGGTGCAGGCACTGCACGAGGCCGACTTCGGGGGCACCGTCCACCCGCTGCTGGGCAGTCCCACCTGCAACGTCGGGACGATCGACGGCGGCACCGCGCCGAACATCGTCGCGAGTTCCTGCGTCCTGCGGGTGGATCGGCGGATCCTGCCCGGCCAGACCGAACATGACGCGGTGGCCGAACTGAACTCCCTGCTGGACCGCCTGGTACCGGATGTCGACCGGACACTGACAGTGCTGGCCTTCGCCGAAGCGTCGGAGTTGGTCGCCGATCACCCGTTCGCCGAGTTGGTGGGTACAGCCGCGGAGACGCGGCGTCCGGTCCGCGGCCTGTTCCTCGGGACCGATGCCCGGTTCCTCCGAAACCAGTTGGGAATTCCGACGGTGGTCTACGGGCCGGGGTCGATGACCGTGGCCCACAGCTGCGACGAGTATGTCGAGATCGCCGAGTTGGCAGAGGCAGCACGGACTTTCGCGACCGTCTTCAGCCGTTTCGGGGACCGACCGTGACCGAGAACCGGGCCGTCTCCGGTTGTCCGGGTGCGGCCGTCCGGTAACCCCCGCGGCGCAGCGCATCCGTGGGCGCGGCCATCGGTTCGATGGCGATCAGGTCATCCCCTGCTGGGGCGAACAGCTGCGCGGCCGGATAGCCCGCATCGAAGCTCACGTCGATGCGGTGCTCCCCGCCGGCGATGGTGAACACCGAGCCCGGCGCCACCTCGTCGAAGCCGTCGTCGAGCACCCGTTCGGCGAGCGGCGCCGACGCGGCGGGCAGGGGTTCGTGTGCGCCGGTCGGGATGCCGCGCTCGTCGACCGGCAGGTGCCGCATCGCCGGTGTGCCGAGTTCCCATTGCCCGCGCGGCACACCCGGAATCGTGAAGTACGGGTGGTACCCGAAGCACAGCGGCACCGGTACTGCCGCGGTGGGCTCGACGGTGGTCGCGATGCTCAGCGTGCGGTCGGCGAGCGTGATCCGCTGGGTGAGTACATGCCGGAACGGGAACGCCGCCAGGAGCTCGTCTGTGTCGTAATCGAGCGTGGCGGTGAGACTGTCGGATGACCGCTCGGTGATCTTCCAGCCGGGGTAGGCGGCCAGCACACCGTGTATCGGGGCGCCGTGTGGATCGGTACGCACCCGCCCTTCACCGGCGGTGAGATGGACCTGCGCTCCCTCCGCCCGGTAGTGATCAGCGCCCAGCCGGTTCGCCCACGGGTACAGGATCGGGATGCCCATCGTCTTGGCGTCGGTGACGTAGGCGTCCAAGCCACGGCGCCGGCCGAGGAATTCGAGCTCGCCCTCGGCCAGCGATGTGCCGATCATTCCGGCGTCCGGGACGAAGGTGGCCGTCAGCGCGGAGGACCGATCCCGCAGGGTGATGCGCTCCAACTCGGGCATAGGGCGATTCTGTCACGCCAGGGGATCATGCTGGATGCGCTCAGGGGGAGCGCCTTTGGCGATCAGCGCGGCCTTCGTCGCGGTCACCATATCGGGGCTGCCACAGATCAGTATCTGTCGGTCACCCCAACTGCCGTAACCGGTCACCACGTCGGGCAGCCGACCGGTCTGGCGGACATGCAGCCCGCGTGGCGGCCGGTGGTCGGGGTACTCCACGGCCCACGGCGGATCGGTGGCGTACTCCGAGACCGGAGTGACCGACAGCCACGGGTTCATCGACGCGATCTCCCACAGCGTGGGCAGGTCGTAGAGGTCGCAGGGGTAGCGGCCACCGAAGAACAGGTGCACCCGCGGATTGTCGGCGTAGAGGCACAGATCGGAGATCAACGCCCGCAGTGGGGCCAGCCCGGTTCCGCCCGCCACCAGCAGCACGTCGCCGTCGGTGCGGTCGATGTGCAGTCCACCATGCGGATTGGACAGCCGCCACCGGTCCCCGGGGCGGGTCTCGCCGACGATCGCCGGGCTGACCATGCCGCCGGACACCGAACGGATGTGAAATTCGATGGCCCCGCTGCTGTCGGAGGGGATGGAAGGGCTCAGGTAGCGCCACCGGCGCGGCCACTGCGGCACCTGGACCGTCACGTATTGGCCAGGGTGATACGGCAGCTGCCGGTCCAACTGCAACCGGATGACGGACACGTCCCGCGTCGCGCGGATGTGTTCGATCACCGTGCCGTCGACGTATGGCGGCCCCTGCTCGGCATTGGCCGCCCCGCGCATCACCCCGACCACCAGTTGAACGAAATCGGATGTGGCTTCGGCGATCCGAGCATCCCATGAATCCGCCAGCTGGTCGCGCAGAGTGCTCAGCAGTGCCTGGTGCAGGGCGTCGTAGTGCGCGGAGGTGACGCCGTACTTGCGGTGGTCCCGGCCGAGTTGGGCCATGAAGGCGACCGG
This region of Mycolicibacterium diernhoferi genomic DNA includes:
- a CDS encoding aldose 1-epimerase yields the protein MPELERITLRDRSSALTATFVPDAGMIGTSLAEGELEFLGRRRGLDAYVTDAKTMGIPILYPWANRLGADHYRAEGAQVHLTAGEGRVRTDPHGAPIHGVLAAYPGWKITERSSDSLTATLDYDTDELLAAFPFRHVLTQRITLADRTLSIATTVEPTAAVPVPLCFGYHPYFTIPGVPRGQWELGTPAMRHLPVDERGIPTGAHEPLPAASAPLAERVLDDGFDEVAPGSVFTIAGGEHRIDVSFDAGYPAAQLFAPAGDDLIAIEPMAAPTDALRRGGYRTAAPGQPETARFSVTVGPRNG
- a CDS encoding FAD-binding oxidoreductase produces the protein MGLDDRDALQTLRAAVGADGVIGRFYARWFATDMSARDLFPPDLTRQRAAFAEALDWLLAEMIAQRAEEPVAFMAQLGRDHRKYGVTSAHYDALHQALLSTLRDQLADSWDARIAEATSDFVQLVVGVMRGAANAEQGPPYVDGTVIEHIRATRDVSVIRLQLDRQLPYHPGQYVTVQVPQWPRRWRYLSPSIPSDSSGAIEFHIRSVSGGMVSPAIVGETRPGDRWRLSNPHGGLHIDRTDGDVLLVAGGTGLAPLRALISDLCLYADNPRVHLFFGGRYPCDLYDLPTLWEIASMNPWLSVTPVSEYATDPPWAVEYPDHRPPRGLHVRQTGRLPDVVTGYGSWGDRQILICGSPDMVTATKAALIAKGAPPERIQHDPLA
- a CDS encoding M20 family metallopeptidase, translated to MSAACSAVAAVNDWRCAELTAAMVRCDTRNPPGDETAIVALLTDVLVGLGASPEVFEPAPGRTSLLATVTGAGPSPRPTLLINGHIDVVPVVEEDWTLPPFGGVVRDGRVYGRGACDMKGGIAAALEGLRACFDADLPPHCDVVFHLVADEETGGRWGTEALMNAGRISADAAIVPEPSELQVCVAERGVLLAEITVSGRAAHGSDPAVGHSAIADAARLVQALHEADFGGTVHPLLGSPTCNVGTIDGGTAPNIVASSCVLRVDRRILPGQTEHDAVAELNSLLDRLVPDVDRTLTVLAFAEASELVADHPFAELVGTAAETRRPVRGLFLGTDARFLRNQLGIPTVVYGPGSMTVAHSCDEYVEIAELAEAARTFATVFSRFGDRP